TGGATCATTGAACTGCTCTATGACGGTCTCTGTCCCCTGTGTATGCGGGAAGTTAATTTTCTGCGCCGCCGGGATGGCGATCGCGGTCGCATTGCCTTTGTGGATGTTGCCGCCGATGACTACTGTGCCGCAGACCATGGGGGCATCGACTTTGAAACCGCCATGGGCCGGATCCATGCCCTCCGGGCTGATGGTACGGTTCTTCGCAATGTGGAAGTGTTCCGGGAAATCTACACCGTTCTCGGCCTAGGGTGGGTCTATGGCGTGACTCGCCTGCCGGGGGTGGGGGCGCTGGCGGATTGGGTCTATGGGCTGTGGGCCGATCGCCGCTTGGCCGTAACCGGTCGCCCTGATTTGGCTACCCTGGTGGCTCAACGGCAACAGCGTCTGGGCTGCGACGGCGATCGCTGCCGTGCTGATTAAGGGGAATCGCCCCACCCTTTTGCCTTACGTGGGTCGCTCAACCACCTCCCCATTACTCTCCAAAAGCTGTTGCACATACTGATAGAGATCCGCATCGGGGCGATCGGCCAAAATTTGATCCTTAAGGGTAATCAGCCCCTGGGCTAAGGGTGCGGCGCGATCGCCATAGAGATGGTGGGCTGCCAGCAAATCCCCAAAGACGATCGCCTCAATCTGCTCCCGGTTCGGAGCCGTACCCTGGGGGATGGGACTTTGGTACTCGGTGCCCGTCACCTCATATTTCAACAGAAAAATTAAGGCACCGCTGGCTTGGTGTAACTGTTCCTTCAACTGGCGCACATTAAGATCAAGGCGATTAAAGCCCACTTGGCCCTGAATCCGCAACTCCACAATGGCATCCTGGGTTTTTGGCCCTTGGGCTTGGATTAAGGCCAGAGCCGCCGCCTCCACCTGATCTTGACTCCAGGTTTTTGCCACCGCTGCGACCAACCGCACAATGGGACGCTGGCAATAGTCGGTTTTCAGATCAGCGGTGATGTCCTCCCCGGAGAGGGTGACACGATAGACCCCGCGATCGTGGTCGTTCTCCGCCACACTGTTGGCTTCCAGGGATCCCGGATTAAAAATCCACCCTGCTTTGGTGTAGCTCTTATGGATATGACCCATGGCTAAATAATTCACCCCCGCCTCCCGCAAGGGCGCTAGCTCGCTTTCCCGTAATGCCCCCGTATAGCGAGCAATCTCCCCCTCCAAGCCATGGTGAAAGAGCATGACCGTGGGTCCGGGGGCGGGGGGCAATTCCTGGAGACCCGCCGCTAAGGCTTGGATCGCCTGGGGAGCAGCGGACCCATACCAGTTGGATCCCACCACCCGCACCCCACAGGCCAAGTCAATGTACCCCCCCTCTTTAGTATCGGGATCCCAAGGGCGAAAAATATCCGGGGCCGCTTGGCCATCATCGGGTTCCAGCAAAATCAACCAGTCCTGCTCTGCTAAATAGCGCAGCCAACTGGTGCGGCTCCCATAGGGGCGATGGTCATGGTTCCCCTCAATGGTAATGGCGGGAATTCCCGCGTCTCGCAACATCTCCAGGCAAAACTGGGCCTGGTTCAAAACATGGGGCAAAATCTGGCGATGTTCAAACAGATCCCCCGCCATGACCACAAAATCCACGGGATCCTCAATGGCGTAGCGTTGCAGGACATCCTCCAGGGCATAGAAGAAGTCGGTACTCCGCTTCGGGCTGTTATATTTGCTGTAACCCAGGTGAATATCAGCAAGGTGGAGAAAGCAGGCCATAGCAACCCCCCAGGGACGGCTTAAGTACGGCTGTACTTTACCATAGGGCTGGTGGTCCTGCCCTAGTGTCCTGACCCTGAACGGTGGGCTGAGGGGGCACATTTAGGCTTTGGCAGTGCGTAGGGGTCGTGCCCCCGTGCCGACCCTCTTGGGGACCTACAACCGGGGCAACCACGGGGGGATTGCCCCTACCAAAATCGGTGAACCCCCCCAAGTGAAATGGACCCTCTCAAATCGCCTAAGGTCTGTTGTCTAGAGCCTGAAGCCCTCATTCTCCTGTAGACCCCTGAATAATTACGGGTTAGGGATGGGTTTAACCTGGCGATCGCAGCAAAGGATTAGCAATACGTCGAGTCGTGTGTACAGGGTAGGCTCTGGGAGAGGGATTTAGGGTGAAGATCTTCAGGAAAGTCGCCCATCCCCTGCCAAAGGCGGTAAAGAAGTTTGCCAAAATACCCTTGGCGTTGCCTCGGATCATCAGGCAAGATAATCAAGGGCTAAAATCGCCGTGACCGCCACCTTTGTGATTAAAATCTTCCGCACTAAACGTTTCCCCACTAAACGTTTCCCCACTAAACGTTTCCCCACTAAACGTTTCCCCACTAAACTTGTTCCCACTAAACGTTTCCGATCGCAACTCCTAGGCAAAGGATTTCTACTGTTCCGAAGCCGTTTATCCCGTCGGCTTCTCAGTAGCTTTGGTTTGTCGTGGCTAATAGTGGGCGGAGTCACCCTAGGCATTAACTACCAACTGATCGAACGGGATTTGCAAGGGCAGGTGCAACGCCGTGCCCAATCCATCACCCAAGGGCTGCAGTTTGCCACCGAAGGCTTGATCGCCGTCAACTACAGCAGCTTGCTCAACCAAGTGGTGACCCAATACGCCAACCTGCCAGATGTGGAAGAGGTGGCTATCCTCAGTCCCCAGGGGGAAACCTTAGCCCACAATCGGGTCACCGCCATTTATCGCCCCTATAAGGACGTGCAGCCCCTGTTGGATCCCTGGGTACAGCGGGCCATGGCTGATAACCGGGAATACAGCACCCAGGTGACCCTGGAGGGGGTTCGCCTATTAGTCAACATCCTGCCGTTTCAGAACCCCCAACTTAGCCCCCACCGCGATCGCCCTGGGGTGCTGGTGGTGCTGCTCAACCTCCAGCCCCTGCACCAAGAAGCCCGCACAACCCTGCTGACCTCCAGCGTCACCCTGATGGGGGGGATGCTCCTGATTTTGATGTTCATGGGCACCCTCCTGCGGCATCAGGTCCTAGTCCCTTTAGACGCTCTGAACCAGGCCGTGCGTCGCAGTCGCCAAACCGGAGACTTTCACCTGACCCAAACCCTACCCGCCAATGAAATCCGGTTTTTAGCCCAAACCTTTAGCCATGTCTTTAACCAGTTGACCCTTTACCAGCGGCTGGAACAGGAGGTGAAGCAGCGCACCCAGGTGGAGGCGGAACTACGGGAGAGCGAGGCTAGGGAACGGGCTAAGTCGGAAGCCCTGGGGACAGCGTTGGCGGATCTCCAGGTGACCCAAGCCCAACTGATCCACAACGAGAAAATGTCCAGTTTGGGGCAAATGGTGGCGGGCATTGCCCATGAAATTAATAACCCGGTGAACTTTATCCATGGCAACTTGGCCCATATTCGTGATTACAGCCAGGATTTACTGGAACTGATCAATCTCTATCGCCAAGCGTTGCCCCAGCCCCCCCAGGATATCCGCGATCGCGAGGCGGAGCTGGATTTGGGGTTCATGGTGCAAGACATGACCGAAATCCTCCAATCCATGGATCGCGGCACCCAACGGATTCGGGATACGGTTCTGTCGCTGCGGACGTTTTCCCGGCTGGATGAGTCGGATCTAAAGCGGGTGGATCTCCATGGCGATCTGGATGCCACCCTGATGATGGTGCAAAACCGCCTGGAAACCGCCTGTGCCCATCCCATTACGGTGGTCAAAGTCTATGGGGATTTGCCCTGGGTGGACTGTTACTCCGGTCAACTGAACCAGGTTTTTCTCCACTTATTCACGAACGCGATCGATGCCCTGCAAGAGGTGGAGCAGTGGGACGATCGCCCTCCCCTGGATCCCCTCCCCCCGGATCACCCCCTGGCCACCGCGATCGCCCAAGGTAACCCCCAAAACCCTCACCTCTGGGTCAGCACGGAAGTCACTCCCCCAGACCCCGGAGACCCTAGCGATCGCCCCCCCCAGGTCACCATCCGCATCCGCGACAACGGATCGGGCATTGCCCCCGCCGCCAAAGACCACCTGTTCAATCCCTTTTTCACCACCAAGCCCGTGGGCCAAGGTAGCGGCATGGGGTTATCCATCAGCCATCAAATTGTGGTGGGGCAGCACCACGGTCACCTCAGCGCTGAGTCCCAACCCCACCAAGGCAGTGAATTTCGCATCGACCTGCCCTTGAGCCAAAGCCGGACTGCCTAGGATTTACCCCTGAAATTACAGTTTTTCTCTGATCCCCCTTGCCAAGGATGGCAGTCAATCAGACACTGGGGTATAGGTATCTTGTTAGTCTGCGATCGCCCATGGACCGCCAGACTTACCCTTAAAAACCATCATCCCAACCTGAGATCCACCTGCAAACCCAAAGGTACCCCCCCTCGTCTGCGGGGTATTGATTCCGGTGCAGACTCGTCTCAGGAGGGGGGTTAGACCCTGGGCAGCCACCGTTGGGCCATCATCTGAACTCAGGGAAAAAACACCTGACGTGGCCCATATCCAGACGTTAACTTTGCAGATCTGGCCAATAACAACTGAGCCAGAGACACGTATCATAAAGACGCATTAGCAGAAAGGCTTGTGGGAGGTCTACGGTGAATAAAGTACTCGGTATTATTTTAGGTGGTGGGGCAGGAACACGACTTTATCCCCTCACCAAACTACGGGCTAAGCCTGCGGTTCCCTTAGCGGGGAAATACCGTCTGATTGATATTCCAGTTAGTAATTGCATTAACTCGGAAATTTATAAGATCTACGTTTTAACTCAGTTTAACTCCACCTCTTTGAACCGCCACATTGCTCAGGCGTATAACCTGGGGGGATTACGGGGTGGTTTTGTGGAGGTGTTAGCGGCCCAGCAAACCCCGGAAAATCCAAGCTGGTTCCAGGGCACCGCCGATGCTGTCCGTCAGTACCTCTGGCTCTTTAAGGACTGGGATATTGATGAATATGTCATCCTCTCCGGCGACCACCTCTATCGCATGGATTACCGCGATTTTGTGAAACGGCACCGGGAAACGGGGGCTGATGTTACCCTGTCGGTGATTCCCGTTGATGAGGAGCGGGCTTCGGATTTTGGCCTGATGAAAACCGACAACAATGGTCGAGTCATTTCCTTCAGTGAGAAGCCCAAGGGGGATGATCTCAAAGCCATGCAGGTGGACACCAGTGGGCTGGGCCTGAGCGCAGAAGCAGCCCTGAAGAAGCCCTATATTGCATCCATGGGGATCTATGTCTTCAAAAAAGAGGTTTTAGAAACTCTTTTATTCCAGAAGTTCCCAGAACAGACGGATTTCGGCAAAGAAATTATCCCCGGTGCCGCTAATCTGGGCTTTAATATCCAGGCATTCCTCTTTGATGGCTACTGGGAAGACATCGGCACCATGAAGTCCTTCTATGATGCCAACCTCGCCCTGACCCAGCAACCTACGCCCCCCTTTAGTTTCTATGATGAGGCTGCCCCCATCTACACCCGCTCCCGCTATTTACCCCCCAGTAAGTTGCTGGATGCCCAGGTGACTGATTCCATTATTGGCGAGGGTTGTATCCTCAAGGCGTGCCGGGTTCACCATTCGGTGTTGGGGATTCGCACCCGCATTGAGGCCGGTTGTGTGATTGAAGATTCCCTGCTGATGGGTTCAGACTATTATCAACACTACAATGAGCGTCAAATTCTGACGGCTAATGGGGAAATTCCCGTGGGTATTGGTTCCAATTCGATTATCCGACGGGCGATCGTCGATAAAAATGCCCGCATTGGTAAGAATGTCCAGATTGTCAATAAGGAGAATGTGGAAGAGTCCAATAAAGAGGAGTTGGGCTTCTATGTGCGCAGCGGCATTGTGACGATTCTCAAGAATGCCACGATCGCCGATGGTACGGTCATCTAACCCCCCATCTCTGGGATCACCGCCATCCCTCTCCGCCGTCCTAGCCTAGGATTCCAGCCAGGAATCTGGAGTTATCCCATCCCCTGCCCCCCCCCTCCGGGCTATCTGCCTTTGGGGAGGGATCGGGGGTGGGTTTTCTGTGGGGCGGCTACGATACGGTCAAACACCCCTCGCTCCCATGCCCCACCTGCCCCAACCCTAGCCATAACTAGCCATAATAGAAAGGCGATTCCTTTGGTTTTACCCCTATGAAAATTTCCCCCGCTGCCCTCTACCAAGGTTATCGGGCTTTAGTTCGGAACCCCCAAACCCGCTGGATGGTGATTGCCGGTACGTTACTTTACATTTTCAGTCCGTTGGATTTATCCCCCGATATTTTTCCCATTGCGGGGCAACTGGATGATGTGATGCTGGTGACGCTGCTGCTGACGGAGCTATTCCAAATTTCCCTGTTTGGGGATGGGTCGGAACCCGGGGAGTCGATCGCAGACAAGCCCCAGAACTCTTCCCCAGGGCGATCGGGGTTCTGGAATCGCAACCCATCCCCTGGGGGAGACTCAACTTCCAAAACCGTCTCCAAAACCGTCGATGTGGATGCTGTCTCCGTAGACGACTAACCCTAGGCCGAGACTAGATCCGGGTGGCGGTGGCGGTGGCGGTGCTGGCAGATCTGAGTTAGAAGTCAGAGGAAACTGTCCTAGGGGACGGGTGCTGGGGTTCAAAGGCGCTAGAAACGCTAACTGAGAACGCTAACTGAGGGTGAAGGGCCGCGCTGTGCCCAACCTCAGGATTGCTGCGGTTCCCGGTAGACCCCATAGGCAGCAAAAAAGCCCAGGAGTAGGCCGATCAGGTGACCCCACCAGGCAATGCGGAGATCTGTGGGGAAGATACCCCCCAACACTGAAATATAGTTGACGCAAACAAAG
This region of Prochlorothrix hollandica PCC 9006 = CALU 1027 genomic DNA includes:
- a CDS encoding YkvA family protein is translated as MKISPAALYQGYRALVRNPQTRWMVIAGTLLYIFSPLDLSPDIFPIAGQLDDVMLVTLLLTELFQISLFGDGSEPGESIADKPQNSSPGRSGFWNRNPSPGGDSTSKTVSKTVDVDAVSVDD
- a CDS encoding sensor histidine kinase encodes the protein MTATFVIKIFRTKRFPTKRFPTKRFPTKRFPTKLVPTKRFRSQLLGKGFLLFRSRLSRRLLSSFGLSWLIVGGVTLGINYQLIERDLQGQVQRRAQSITQGLQFATEGLIAVNYSSLLNQVVTQYANLPDVEEVAILSPQGETLAHNRVTAIYRPYKDVQPLLDPWVQRAMADNREYSTQVTLEGVRLLVNILPFQNPQLSPHRDRPGVLVVLLNLQPLHQEARTTLLTSSVTLMGGMLLILMFMGTLLRHQVLVPLDALNQAVRRSRQTGDFHLTQTLPANEIRFLAQTFSHVFNQLTLYQRLEQEVKQRTQVEAELRESEARERAKSEALGTALADLQVTQAQLIHNEKMSSLGQMVAGIAHEINNPVNFIHGNLAHIRDYSQDLLELINLYRQALPQPPQDIRDREAELDLGFMVQDMTEILQSMDRGTQRIRDTVLSLRTFSRLDESDLKRVDLHGDLDATLMMVQNRLETACAHPITVVKVYGDLPWVDCYSGQLNQVFLHLFTNAIDALQEVEQWDDRPPLDPLPPDHPLATAIAQGNPQNPHLWVSTEVTPPDPGDPSDRPPQVTIRIRDNGSGIAPAAKDHLFNPFFTTKPVGQGSGMGLSISHQIVVGQHHGHLSAESQPHQGSEFRIDLPLSQSRTA
- a CDS encoding metallophosphoesterase family protein gives rise to the protein MACFLHLADIHLGYSKYNSPKRSTDFFYALEDVLQRYAIEDPVDFVVMAGDLFEHRQILPHVLNQAQFCLEMLRDAGIPAITIEGNHDHRPYGSRTSWLRYLAEQDWLILLEPDDGQAAPDIFRPWDPDTKEGGYIDLACGVRVVGSNWYGSAAPQAIQALAAGLQELPPAPGPTVMLFHHGLEGEIARYTGALRESELAPLREAGVNYLAMGHIHKSYTKAGWIFNPGSLEANSVAENDHDRGVYRVTLSGEDITADLKTDYCQRPIVRLVAAVAKTWSQDQVEAAALALIQAQGPKTQDAIVELRIQGQVGFNRLDLNVRQLKEQLHQASGALIFLLKYEVTGTEYQSPIPQGTAPNREQIEAIVFGDLLAAHHLYGDRAAPLAQGLITLKDQILADRPDADLYQYVQQLLESNGEVVERPT
- a CDS encoding thiol-disulfide oxidoreductase DCC family protein is translated as MVSSPQIPNPNPNSPPPWIIELLYDGLCPLCMREVNFLRRRDGDRGRIAFVDVAADDYCAADHGGIDFETAMGRIHALRADGTVLRNVEVFREIYTVLGLGWVYGVTRLPGVGALADWVYGLWADRRLAVTGRPDLATLVAQRQQRLGCDGDRCRAD
- a CDS encoding glucose-1-phosphate adenylyltransferase, which codes for MNKVLGIILGGGAGTRLYPLTKLRAKPAVPLAGKYRLIDIPVSNCINSEIYKIYVLTQFNSTSLNRHIAQAYNLGGLRGGFVEVLAAQQTPENPSWFQGTADAVRQYLWLFKDWDIDEYVILSGDHLYRMDYRDFVKRHRETGADVTLSVIPVDEERASDFGLMKTDNNGRVISFSEKPKGDDLKAMQVDTSGLGLSAEAALKKPYIASMGIYVFKKEVLETLLFQKFPEQTDFGKEIIPGAANLGFNIQAFLFDGYWEDIGTMKSFYDANLALTQQPTPPFSFYDEAAPIYTRSRYLPPSKLLDAQVTDSIIGEGCILKACRVHHSVLGIRTRIEAGCVIEDSLLMGSDYYQHYNERQILTANGEIPVGIGSNSIIRRAIVDKNARIGKNVQIVNKENVEESNKEELGFYVRSGIVTILKNATIADGTVI